One genomic window of Planctomycetota bacterium includes the following:
- the def gene encoding peptide deformylase produces MELRLYPDPALRERSEPVEVFDEALAALVREMTRVMRENNGLGLAGPQVGALKRLVVIAPDAEPGCETVLVNPEIVETAGWEEADEGCLSFPGIYVKVGRFARIVARYQDPSGRPQQLEAEGLLARAVQHELDHLDGRLLVDRMSPVQRMAQRRRLRDLTTRYQRRMDQAVGVGGTPEGTDAGSDAAD; encoded by the coding sequence ATGGAACTGCGTCTGTACCCGGATCCGGCGCTTCGGGAGCGCTCGGAACCGGTCGAGGTTTTCGACGAGGCCCTGGCGGCGCTGGTGCGCGAGATGACCCGCGTGATGCGCGAAAACAACGGCCTCGGCCTGGCGGGGCCCCAGGTCGGCGCCCTGAAGCGCCTCGTCGTCATCGCCCCCGATGCCGAGCCCGGATGCGAAACCGTCCTCGTGAACCCCGAAATCGTCGAGACGGCGGGCTGGGAGGAGGCCGACGAGGGATGCCTGAGTTTCCCCGGCATCTACGTCAAAGTGGGCCGCTTCGCCCGCATCGTCGCCCGGTATCAGGACCCGAGCGGCCGGCCGCAGCAACTCGAGGCCGAAGGACTCCTCGCCCGCGCCGTTCAGCACGAACTCGACCATCTCGACGGCCGCCTGCTCGTCGACCGCATGTCCCCGGTCCAGCGGATGGCGCAGCGACGCAGGCTCCGCGACCTCACGACGCGTTACCAGCGCCGGATGGACCAGGCGGTCGGGGTCGGCGGGACCCC